Proteins from a genomic interval of Plasmodium reichenowi strain SY57 chromosome 13, whole genome shotgun sequence:
- a CDS encoding hypothetical protein (conserved Plasmodium protein, unknown function~part of same gene as PRSY57_1321200A~gap found within coding sequence), with amino-acid sequence RLNDSLDIILKLIILYKEKCINIEKDIMKILQVFTVHSKNKTVTIYCLKIFANIQSFYPNFYKCIENDEISFYLKSKVDEFIEKCPDFNVTLQDTENDENNSSRNSDNTEGNSKDVEINEFVNYIKNNANQRMSIKKDVEDQVNGFNKDVEEILEIKKKIEEFEINKTNDDYINNQISYTSISNDLNFVMDGNNYSKTKEINNIMESNLNEKIKGLNNYKNSIIYFRFVYLTSLLYSNDIETISKVCNLIVDNTIYVGKKSNRGNFLLKENGNYIFKNLNLFIILLKGANYALRYLFRENFESDLNSTSVHLNAILSTLLLLDILMKKKSCVEKLSFDHFSFFFINAIVCLSIYTKVIHKHKHIYRIKDGEIARNLITRILNNLLGREFLSNHTKLLEYVCNVGFNLGFDIINNNNILLDEMEYANEFYISINTYVRILNKIYKKIINRIFEENTTDSRFVYKILNILFMNLNKYDMYLCKMDTDKNRKRKMDSSEHDENRSDGRLGIINGMIGSNHNINNNNGGSSNNNKKICNEKNNNGNHSNNNNNNDCSNNNKDNTINLKNSNNFNNKFNHFNQKNTNNNIKSVSINHKKNKNSSSQTNFSFNQNNNPVEQYNSFNNTNRNSNSCYGYNENEVVCNKSDYYIFDCHGTYWENINIEENKADVFVKNNYEEIEVGMERKNVIREYSKEEMDKINMNKMDFMNTFLFFIQLLFYGIKKNNPLILLAYINHELISKYHDNLKYYFKKMEILLNKDLREDVPNINFFRYSEIYTLPFSFDKFINEYNYLKEKESSTFQSYNSVLEIRQHFDSEVIYNNFDLSIDDVIQKKKNFLDSLKMININEITFNDNKYEHLKETILQYINELENKQLFCDIKNAQYLSNYNFISSMYTNNAKLGEEMDNTNNDKQKVYTNTNINTNTNTNINTNTNINTNTNINTNTNINTNINTNTNNDNMNNTNNINLDRPQEQIPLNAHISPIYYEDKNNIQFINKKKANTNNIQNNESVVNNNFSEDRVVDQNKMKINEKDYVTHKNVDEKVREENFVHEELKEPIINDKQTFEYFCDTAYDKFSKEKTQELRNIIMTNDKKEELENKSEMCKNITTNDATHISHSIYLRNCTMENIDMNKMNDEHLSIGNITKSSIPVKENIYMDKNNYTREEDAQNIEKNIHYRKTNEFIKNDKKNDNLIEHEKNNSNLRYRKDGALDNFNNVFSSYNNNNDGDGGGGVSNHRNTFVNKNTNVHLDEQTCKGIENKAYNNEEQKGFKDDNLYKDLFEKEEEKNKGDIHIHNKIKENEEKYTPSYNYSKVDDKIINVDQDIKKETNINMCILLNDNDYIRKEKKSTQNFVQNNSKDEIMEKDKDMDLLKKKNNININNNINNNNNNSSNNSNNSSYNNCNEKKKSNESASSVLSKEITLSDKNGNIIKNTHQTFLRSNKSNVQNLIKKYDNRRESPNVSHKTANSIKPKRHLENTKIINKANDTFLQVQDQRNISNTSNRSNNNHINNRSNNNHINNRSNNNHINNKSNNNHINNCHYSDSNDAFKTILKNASNNSYHNINTDKENIKIMGDEKSTSQMLVTKSNIGSANLVSNVSPEPLSANITKNNNTYLLNKNNDTYIEKSKHMYEHKNTNIVSRNNNPSDNYMQNKENDNKSNATSNYSTKRKNCIGISNPLKKKNTNK; translated from the exons GAGGCTAAATGATTCTCtagatattatattaaaattaataattttatataaagagaaatgtattaatattgaaaaggatataatgaaaatacTTCAAGTATTTACTGTTCATAGCAAGAACAAAACTGTAACAATTTATTGTCTAAAAATTTTCGCAAACATTCAATCCTTTTACCCAAACTTTTACAA ATGTATagaaaatgatgaaatatCATTTTACTTAAAAAGCAAAGTTGATGAATTTATTGAAAAATGTCCGGATTTTAATGTTACCCTTCAGGATACAGAAA atgatgaaaataatagtTCCCGCAATAGCGATAATACAGAAG GTAATTCAAAGGATGTAGAAATCAACGAATTtgttaattatattaagaACAATGCAAACCAAAGAATGTCAATAAAAAAGGATGTGGAAG ACCAAGTAAATGGGTTTAATAAGGATGTGGAAGAAATattagaaataaaaaaaaaaattgaggaatttgaaattaataaaacaaatgatgattatataaataatcaaaTATCTTATACAAGCATATCAAATGATTTGAATTTTGTTATGGACGGAAATAATTATTCTAAAACTAAAGAAATCAATAACATAATGGAATCAAActtaaatgaaaaaataaaaggattaaataattataagaattcaattatttattttagATTTGTTTACTTAACCTCTTTGTTGTATTCCAATGATATAGAGACTATATCTAAG GTGTGCAATCTTATTGTTGATAACACTATATATGTAGGTAAGAAGAGTAACAGGGGTAATTTCCTTCTAAAGGAGAACGgcaattatatatttaaaaatttgaatttgtttattattttgttgaAGGGAGCAAACTATGCGTTGAGATATTTATTTCGTGAGAATTTTGAGAGTGATTTGAATTCGACTTCAGTACATTTGAATGCTATATTGAGTACTCTTTTATTATTGGATATATTGATGAAAAAGAAGAGTTGTGTTGAGAAGCTTTCCTTTGATCATTtttcgtttttttttattaatgcAATAGTATGTTTGagtatatatacaaaagtAATTCATAAGCATAAGCATATATATCGTATAAAGGATGGAGAAATAGCTCGAAACTTGATAACGCgtatattaaataatttattgGGAAGAGAATTTTTAAGTAACCATACGAAATTATTAGAGTATGTGTGTAACGTAGGTTTTAATTTAGGATTtgatataattaataataataatatattattggATGAAATGGAATATGCGAAtgaattttatatatctattaatacatatgtaAGAATATTGAATAAGATATATaagaagataataaatagAATATTTGAAGAAAATACGACGGATAGTCgttttgtatataaaatattgaatatattatttatgaaCTTGAATAAGTATGATATGTATTTATGTAAAATGGACACtgataaaaatagaaaGAGGAAAATGGATAGTAGTGAACATGATGAGAATAGGAGTGATGGAAGGTTGGGCATAATAAATGGTATGATTGGTTctaatcataatattaataataataatggtGGTAGTagcaataataataaaaaaatatgtaacgaaaaaaacaataatgGTAATcatagtaataataataataataatgattgtagtaataataacaaagATAACACCATTAACCTTAAAAATAGTAATAACTTTAATAACAAATTTAATCATTTCAATCAAAAGAatactaataataatataaaaagtgTTAGTATTAatcacaaaaaaaataaaaatagtaGTAGTCAAAcaaatttttcttttaatcAAAACAATAATCCTGTTGAGCAGTACAATAGTTTTAATAATACTAATCGTAACAGTAATAGTTGTTATGGgtataatgaaaatgaagTAGTATGTAATAAATCGGATTACTATATTTTTGATTGTCATGGTACGTATTgggaaaatataaatattgaaGAGAATAAGGCAGATGTTTTTGTAAAGAATAATTATGAAGAAATAGAAGTAGGTATGGAAAGGAAAAATGTGATACGTGAATATAGTAAAGAAGAGATggataaaattaatatgaacaaaatggattttatgaatacgtttttattttttattcaattattattttatggtataaaaaaaaacaatccattaatattattagcatatataaatcatgaattaataagtaaatatcatgataatttaaaatattattttaaaaagatggaaatattattaaataaagattTAAGAGAAGATGTACctaatattaatttttttagatattctgaaatatatacattaccattttcatttgataaatttataaatgaatataattatttaaaagaaaaagaatcATCTACGTTTCAATCATATAATAGTGTATTAGAAATACGTCAGCATTTTGATTCAGaggttatatataataatttcgATTTGTCTATTGATGATGttatacaaaaaaagaaaaactTTTTAGACTCattaaaaatgattaatataaatgaaataacatttaatgataataaatatgagcatttaaaagaaaccattttacaatatattaacgaattagaaaataaacaattattttgtgatataaaaaatgcGCAATATCTTTCGAATTATAACTTTATAAGTTCTATGTATACAAACAATGCAAAGTTGGGCGAAGAAATggataatacaaataatgaCAAGCAAAAAGTTTATACTAATACTAATATTAATACTAATACTAATACTAATATTAATACTAATACTAATATTAATACTAATACTAATATTAATACTAATACTAATATTAATACTAATATTAATACTAATACcaataatgataatatgaataatacGAATAATATTAATCTAGATAGACCACAAGAACAAATACCATTAAATGCACACATTTCCcctatatattatgaagacaaaaataatatacaattcataaataaaaaaaaagcaaaCACGAATAATATACAGAATAACGAATCTGTAGTGaacaataatttttcaGAGGATCGTGTTGTAgatcaaaataaaatgaagaTCAATGAGAAGGATTATGTGACACATAAAAATGTGGACGAAAAAGTACGGGAGGAAAATTTCGTGCATGAAGAATTAAAGGAGCCCATAATTAATGATAAACAAACGTTTGAATACTTTTGTGACACTGCTTATGATAAATTCTCCAAGGAGAAAACACAAGAATTAaggaatattattatgaccaatgataaaaaagaagaattagaaaataaaagcGAAATgtgtaaaaatattacaacAAATGATGCTACACATATAAGCCATAGTATATATCTACGTAACTGCACTATGGAAAATATAGACATGAATAAAATGAACGATGAACATCTTTCAATAGgtaatattacaaaatCCAGTATACCAGTGAAAGagaacatatatatggataaaaataattatactAGAGAAGAGGATGCAcaaaatatagaaaagaATATTCATTATAGAAAAACAAACGAATTCATTAAGAATGATaagaaaaatgataatCTTATTGAGCACGAAAAAAATAACTCCAACTTGAGATATCGAAAAGATGGTGCATTggataattttaataatgttttttcatcatataataataataatgatggtGATGGTGGTGGTGGTGTATCTAATCATAGGAATACTTTTGTGAATAAAAATACCAATGTACACCTTGATGAACAGACATGTAAAGGAATAGAAAATAAagcatataataatgaggAACAAAAAGGTTTTAAGGatgataatttatataaagacttatttgaaaaagaagaagaaaaaaataaaggagatatacatattcacaataaaataaaagagaatgaagaaaaatatacacCATCTTATAATTACAGTAAAGTGgatgataaaataataaatgttgATCAGGACATTAAAAAGgaaacaaatataaatatgtgtatcttattaaatgataatgattatattagaaaagaaaaaaagagtACACAAAATTTTGtacaaaataatagtaaAGATGAAATTATGgaaaaagataaagatatggatcttttaaaaaaaaaaaataatattaatattaataataatattaataataataataataatagtagtaataatagtaataattcatcttataataattgtaatgaaaagaaaaaaagtaaCGAATCAGCCAGTTCTGTTCTTAGTAAGGAAATTACACTCAGTGATAAAAATGggaatattataaaaaatactCATCAAACTTTTTTAAGAAGTAATAAAAGTAATGTacaaaatttaataaaaaagtatGATAATCGTAGAGAGTCTCCCAACGTTTCTCACAAAACGGCGAATAGTATAAAACCAAAAAGGCACTTagaaaatacaaaaattattaataaagcTAACGATACATTTTTACAAGTTCAGGATCAGAGAAATATAAGTAATACTAGCAACAgaagtaataataatcatattaaCAACAgaagtaataataatcatattaaCAACAgaagtaataataatcatattaacaacaaaagtaataataatcatattaaCAATTGTCATTATAGTGATAGTAACGATGCCTTTAAAACGATATTAAAGAATGCTTCTAATAATTcttatcataatataaacactgacaaggaaaatataaaaatcatGGGAGATGAAAAAAGTACAAGCCAAATGTTAGTTACAAAATCGAATATAGGAAGTGCTAATCTCGTATCGAATGTTTCACCTGAACCACTATCTGctaatataacaaaaaataataatacatatcttcttaataaaaataatgacacatatatagaaaaaagTAAACACATGTatgaacataaaaataCCAATATAGTTTCTAGAAATAATAACCCTTCAGATAATTACATGCagaataaagaaaatgataacAAAAGTAATGCAACATCTAACTATTCAAccaaaagaaaaaattgtaTTGGTATTTCAAATccattaaaaaaaa AAAATACGAATAAGTAA
- a CDS encoding translation initiation factor EIF-2B subunit- like protein translates to MVNYDDITQTLLINKIKIKYDSNSEWNKYLKYSLRNPHSFIYPDISSRINNLNNKDLEFLNSSILSQGYKLNNIEKIKSDYTEIDVEKYILEIEKEEEKNLNKDDETLIRKIVSLFKECMYYFMCFNEKDGQFLDSSTKNSYKRDITHNSDYELFKSLNDCIIQLHDSKKNKNQAVIMTNEFCGIFTPHYIKLTKYTDTFINLLKEHNIKYVDLFHEEIKNNELYKKKKEHFEKLKNSSFMPLTKGEISLANKKKKKINTNTNTNTNTNTNTNTNNDIKENTVLKNKKDEENEKRVDKKKKKKRKKEKKETSTRNSMNGLEKGDDDNCDGYIKENKKQVNDNNQMQDNNNNNNNNNNSKLGECIVDTINSCNDITDDEDSDVDTSTSYDSEKNMNTNILNKKKKKKKRNEVEEDNNENNNKLKNNDNNIDMCEEPESIKQLHKHTNNYDYGTQLKRRKKNNKKKGNEEDIKTECNNLCIVEREEEEEYVGMSIYQNEDICNYLNIKNEYDKNNINENINMNAKIFTMLNKKIDSDEYIYNEMKNDFMKKMNLPNNYNYEVNVLEIINSDIKKFYRCIVKYINKKKEHIKIYYIISNFVFFFSKMHKNNINFDDNIHKDINKNFDYKSIIIQGNMLPYNFFLFIKALHLMSIYDIIKNFYITIEYDERKNKCLHFLNITENKFYENFKKFEGNIKSNFSYIHKFLHNMIPVYKYTILNGKLYKDLEAFTQDHVHENVFQLTYHENNISSDKKDMMLLLYDENADRDNYLEKKGIYKTEGLKSINDKASDKHINNNMFTTTTTTSSSNNNNNNTNVVRHPFNSFPSNYIIYDSNNLHKMVTSNLKNNCRIIDDKELPILIKDVNDHNDNFTKILLKENRLLFLLDFYEKNSNCNNIIFNSIFFDTFISLIFIYYLNNYMKPNKKDNIKNIPLFKPSYFHMFITRILKKKNEKKLKKNKRKSIEQEHTVDKLCNNFFKNSLNNILNYKKGSPDNIPAQQIDVRYNKDVNSQGETSNIPLLNDTNKTVVNNNVDDINKNNHVSNSSIINSNESNPNNNNDEKNYKEHNNYTLNNLRTPIHTLQNNNTEEKNNNLHEQNNNVHVQNNDLHEQNNNVHEQNNNLHEQNNDLHEQNNNLHVQNNNLHVQNNNLHVQNNNLHVQNNNLHVQNNNVHVQNNNLHVQNNNLHVVENHIIVNESFVAKNEYEDIIICIFVFINNNNSNAYSEEEKEIRELILYVLKNKEKHNTSNKIKYIFKYRNNINDAITLSEIEIRKYEYIKIFIIGLVLNNDISNGILQIDINNLYNLKDILHQKYPSKNFDIQTKLFTFYWIYQVYVYGSIFLNDKEIPHAIKKINDVYTLPYPLQLKSHVLWGYYLYIIQDTVESRYSEHRISSLKEQGINVRLCTENFEGQIIEDDINDILHMHDLDINDIKYMDKNIFMNIIFLIENGHLTYFTFINTDNINIIQRNNYLSIQIFKSKISFPSFNLNTPILNDSWLEDVLSKQTLLPFNDYFYKF, encoded by the exons ATGGTGaattatgatgatattaCGCAAACATTATTaattaacaaaataaaaattaagtATGATTCAAATAGTGAGTGgaataaatatttgaaatataGTTTGAGGAATCCAcattcttttatatatccGGATATTTCTTCAAGGATTAATAATT TGAATAATAAAGATTTGGAGTTTTTGAACTCGAGCATATTATCTCAGGGgtataaattaaataacaTCGAGAAGATAAAAAGCGATTACACCGaa ATAGATGTTGAAAAGTATATTTTAGAAATTGAAAAAGAGGAAGagaaaaatttaaataaagatgATGAAACGTTAATAAGAAAGATCGTTTCCTTATTTAAGGAGTGTATGTATTACTTTATGTGTTTTAACGAGAAAGATGGACAATTTTTAGACAGTTCAACAAAAAATTCCTATAAAAGAGATATAACACATAATAGTGACTATGAACTTTTTAAAAGTTTAAATGATTGTATAATACAATTACATGATTCAAAAAAGAATAAGAATCAAGCTGTTATAATGACCAATGAGTTTTGTGGTATTTTTACACctcattatataaaactaacaaaatatactgatacatttataaacttattaaaagaacataatataaaatatgtagaTTTATTTCATGAggaaattaaaaataatgaattatataaaaaaaaaaaagaacactttgaaaaattgaaaaattCCTCTTTTATGCCTTTAACCAAAGGAGAAATTTCGCTAGccaataaaaaaaaaaaaaaaattaacacGAACACTAACACGAACACTAACACGAACACTAACACTAATACTAACaatgatataaaagaaaatacagtacttaaaaataagaaagacgaggaaaatgaaaaaagagtagacaaaaaaaagaaaaaaaaaagaaaaaaggaaaaaaaagaaacatcTACAAGGAACAGTATGAATGGTTTGGAAAAAGGAGATGATGATAATTGTGatggatatataaaagaaaataagaaacaagtaaatgataataatcaaatgcaagataataataataataataataataataataattcaaaatTAGGAGAATGTATTGTGGATACCATTAATAGTTGTAATGATATTACTGATGATGAAGATTCTGACGTAGATACTAGCACAAGTTATGATAGtgagaaaaatatgaataccaatattttaaataaaaaaaaaaaaaaaaaaaagaggaATGAAGTAGAGgaagataataatgaaaataataataaattaaaaaataatgataataatatagatatgTGTGAAGAACCTGAAAGTATTAAACAATTACATAAGCACacaaataattatgattatGGAACACAATTAAAGagaagaaagaaaaataataaaaaaaagggaaaTGAAGAAGACATAAAAACTGaatgtaataatttatgTATTGTCGAAAgagaagaagaagaagaatatGTAGGAATGTCTATTTATcaaaatgaagatatttgtaattatttaaacataaagaatgaatatgataagaataatataaatgaaaatattaatatgaatgctaaaatatttactatgttaaataaaaaaatagattcagatgaatatatttataatgaaatGAAGAATGATtttatgaagaaaatgaatttaccaaataattataattatgaagTAAATGTACTAGAAATAATTAATAgtgatataaaaaaattttatagatgtattgtaaaatatatcaataaaaaaaaagaacatataaaaatatattatataataagtaATTTCgtatttttcttttctaaaatgcataaaaataatataaattttgatgataatattcataaagatataaataaaaattttgattataaaagtataataatacaagGAAATATGTTACCTTATaatttctttcttttcatAAAAGCTTTACATTTAATGAGCATATATGACATTAtcaaaaatttttatataactatagaatatgatgaaagaaaaaataaatgtttgcattttcttaatattacagaaaataaattttatgaaaattttaaaaaatttgaaggtaatattaaatcaaatttttcatatatacataaatttttaCACAATATGATACctgtatataaatacacTATACTTAATGggaaattatataaagacTTAGAAGCATTTACTCAAGATCATGTTCATGAAAACGTTTTTCAATTAACTTATCATGAGAACAATATATCAAGTGATAAGAAGGATATGATGTTGCTTttatatgatgaaaatgCTGATAGAGATAATTACcttgaaaaaaaaggtatTTATAAAACGGAAGGGttaaaaagtataaatGATAAAGCAAGTGATAAACATATTAACAATAATATGTTTACTACAACAACAACTACtagtagtagtaataataataataataatacaaatgtGGTGCGTCATCCGTTTAATTCGTTTCCAtcaaattatattatttacgATTCAAATAATTTACATAAGATGGTAACATccaatttaaaaaataattgtCGAATTATTGATGATAAAGAACTTCCAATTCTTATAAAAGATGTAAATGATcataatgataattttacaaaaatattattaaaagaaaatcgacttttatttcttttagatttttatgaaaagaattcaaattgtaataatattatatttaattccattttttttgatacTTTCATATctcttatatttatatattatctaaataattatatgaaaccaaataaaaaggataacataaaaaatatccCTTTATTTAAACCTTCttattttcatatgtttataacacgaattttaaaaaaaaaaaacgaaaaaaaattaaaaaaaaataaaagaaaatcaATCGAACAAGAACATACAGTTGATAAGTTATGTAATaacttttttaaaaactcattaaataatattttgaacTATAAAAAAGGTTCTCCTGATAATATACCTGCTCAACAAATAGATGTACGATATAACAAGGATGTAAATTCACAAGGAGAAACGTCTAATATTCCATTATTGAATGACACAAATAAAACTgttgtaaataataatgttgatgacataaataaaaataaccACGTATCTAATAGTAGCATTATCAATAGTAATGAAAGTAAtccaaataataataatgatgaaaagaattacaaagaacataataattatactCTTAATAATTTACGAACACCAATTCATACACTTCAGAACAATAATActgaagaaaaaaataacaatttacacgaacaaaataataatgtacatgtacaaaataatgatttacacgaacaaaataataatgtacatgaacaaaataataatttacatgaacaaaataatgatttacatgaacaaaataataatttacatgtacaaaataataatttacatgtacaaaataataatttacatgtacaaaataataatttacatgtacaaaataataatttacatgtacaaaataataatgtacatgtacaaaataataacttacatgtacaaaataataatttacatGTTGTAGAAAATCATATCATTGTAAACGAATCATTTGTTGCAAAAAACGAATAtgaagatataataatatgtatcttcgtttttataaataacaaCAATTCGAACGCCTATAGTGAAGAAGAAAAGGAGATACGTGaacttattttatatgttttaaaaaataaagaaaaacataatacatctaataaaataaaatatatttttaaatatagaaataatataaatgatgcAATTACATTAAGTGAAATtgaaataagaaaatatgaatatattaaaatttttattattggATTAGtgttaaataatgatatttcGAATGGTATTCTACAAATTGATATAaacaatttatataatttaaaagatattttACATCAGAAATATCCGTCTAAAAATTTTGATATTCAAACcaaattatttacattCTATTGGATTTATCAAGTTTATGTATATGGCTCTATATTTTTGAACGATAAAGAAATCCCCCATGccataaaaaaaataaatgatgTGTATACCTTACCTTACCCTCTCCAG CTTAAAAGCCACGTCCTGTGGGGGTACTACCTTTACATAATACAAGATACAGTTGAAAGTAGATATTCAGAACATAGAATTTCAAGTTTGAAAGAACAAGGTATAAATGTTCGATTGTGTACAGAAAATTTCGAAGGACAAATTATAGAAGATGATATTAATGATATTTTACATATGCATGATTTAGATATAAAcgatataaaatatatggataaaaatattttcatgaatattatatttttaattgaAAATGGACACCTTAcatattttacatttataaatactgacaatataaatataatacaaagaaataattatttatcCATACAAATTTTTAAATCCAAAATATCCTTTCCATCATTTAATTTGAATACACCCATATTAAATGATTCATGGCTTGAAGATGTTTTGTCAAAACAAACCTTATTACCTTTtaatgattatttttataaattctaa